A single region of the Paludibacter jiangxiensis genome encodes:
- the hemG gene encoding protoporphyrinogen oxidase, which translates to MQQTDIIVIGAGLTGLTCAHHLAKKNRNFIVVEKLNHVGGVINTEKENGFVYETGPNTGVISQPEVADLFEDLKDKMTYEVPDEFSKKRYVLKNGKWVALPSGLIGGITTPLFSWYDKFRLLGEPFRKPGTNPDETLAEMVKRRMGKSFLNYAIDPFIMGVYAGDPAQLVTKYALPKLYNLEQNYGSFIGGSVKKMREPKDPEMQKATKKIFSVKGGLSNLMEALQSSIGKDRILLGLQNIFVEKNEGGYLLKAINADGNPVEIQAKQIVSTAGAYALPELFPFLPTSQVDKIKNLHYTRVVEVALGFKQWKGRPLDAFGALIPFREKRDILGIMFMSTLFENRAPKDGALVTIFIGGVRRQELCDLDDSAIRELVAREAKDLLELDDFNPDLFKIMRHAHAIPQYRADSKERFEAIEQLEAQYPGLILAGNLRNGIGMADRIKQGKTIAEML; encoded by the coding sequence ATGCAACAGACTGATATTATTGTAATTGGAGCCGGACTCACAGGGCTTACCTGTGCTCACCATTTGGCAAAAAAGAATCGCAACTTTATCGTTGTCGAGAAACTGAATCATGTCGGAGGTGTTATCAATACCGAAAAAGAGAATGGTTTTGTTTACGAAACCGGACCCAATACCGGTGTGATTTCGCAACCGGAAGTGGCAGATCTTTTTGAAGATCTGAAAGATAAGATGACCTATGAGGTGCCGGATGAATTTTCGAAAAAACGGTATGTACTCAAAAATGGCAAATGGGTTGCGTTACCTTCAGGACTGATCGGGGGAATCACCACGCCATTGTTCAGCTGGTACGATAAGTTCCGTCTGTTGGGCGAACCTTTCCGCAAGCCGGGAACCAATCCCGATGAGACGCTTGCCGAAATGGTCAAACGCCGCATGGGTAAGAGCTTTCTGAACTATGCCATTGATCCTTTTATTATGGGTGTGTATGCCGGCGATCCTGCCCAATTGGTTACCAAATACGCCTTGCCGAAACTCTACAATTTAGAGCAAAATTACGGTAGTTTTATCGGAGGTTCGGTCAAGAAAATGAGAGAGCCGAAAGATCCTGAAATGCAAAAAGCGACCAAGAAAATATTTTCTGTCAAAGGCGGATTGTCCAATTTGATGGAAGCGCTGCAATCGTCAATCGGGAAAGATCGTATTTTACTTGGATTACAGAATATTTTCGTTGAAAAAAACGAAGGCGGTTATCTGCTGAAAGCAATTAATGCTGATGGTAATCCGGTTGAAATTCAGGCAAAACAGATAGTTAGTACCGCTGGTGCTTATGCTCTGCCGGAACTTTTCCCGTTTTTACCAACTTCGCAGGTCGACAAAATTAAGAATCTTCATTATACACGGGTTGTTGAAGTGGCGCTTGGGTTCAAACAATGGAAAGGTCGTCCGCTTGATGCCTTTGGGGCGTTGATCCCGTTCCGCGAAAAACGCGACATCCTTGGTATTATGTTCATGTCAACATTGTTTGAAAACCGTGCGCCGAAAGATGGAGCATTGGTTACCATCTTTATTGGAGGCGTACGCCGTCAGGAGTTGTGCGATCTGGACGATAGTGCGATTCGCGAACTAGTGGCACGTGAAGCCAAAGATTTGCTGGAACTCGACGATTTTAATCCCGATCTTTTCAAAATTATGCGTCACGCCCATGCTATTCCGCAATATCGGGCCGATAGCAAGGAACGTTTTGAGGCAATCGAACAACTCGAAGCACAGTACCCGGGTCTCATTCTGGCTGGGAACCTCCGTAATGGTATCGGTATGGCCGATCGTATTAAACAAGGAAAAACGATAGCAGAAATGTTGTAA
- the hemN gene encoding oxygen-independent coproporphyrinogen III oxidase: MQIRKDLLLKYNQAGPRYTSYPPANYFHTNIGNAEYQQAIVQSNSEMPQNISLYVHIPFCPRLCHFCGCTTSGSRDKDLFRRYIDAVKKEIENVAGLIDKNRKVSQVHWGGGTPNSIPLEMVQEVMDLFRANFTFESHPEIAMECSPAYLELEDIDRLASFGFNRLSLGIQDFDANVLKIVNREPSKHPVEELVARMKQNGFDSVNLDLIYGLPGQTVDGFRKSIEKAIEISPDRLVTFSYAHVPWVKSAQKVLEKTGILNASEKLALMEMAYDLLTENGYVPIGMDHYAKPEDELTKALVNKKLHRNFQGYCTRETTGQVYGFGSSAITQLENGYYQNTKVIETYIASVNNSGLALERGYQLTENEKIIRTVIEEVMCNLFLDFEAVAQTYKTDVATIKQVVGYDAAKLTPFIEDELLEIQGDQLRIHDDGSLVVRNIAMTFDPQLSVKENTYSKTI, encoded by the coding sequence ATGCAGATACGTAAAGATTTACTTCTGAAATACAATCAGGCGGGGCCCCGTTATACGAGCTATCCGCCTGCCAATTACTTCCACACCAACATTGGTAATGCGGAGTATCAACAGGCTATTGTGCAGTCGAACAGCGAGATGCCTCAAAATATCTCGCTTTATGTGCATATTCCGTTTTGCCCGCGACTGTGCCATTTTTGTGGATGTACCACTTCGGGGAGCAGAGATAAAGATCTGTTTCGCAGGTATATTGATGCCGTCAAAAAAGAGATTGAAAATGTGGCCGGCCTGATCGACAAAAACCGGAAGGTGTCGCAGGTGCATTGGGGTGGGGGAACGCCAAACTCTATTCCGTTGGAAATGGTGCAGGAGGTGATGGATTTGTTTCGGGCGAATTTTACGTTCGAATCGCATCCCGAAATTGCCATGGAGTGCAGTCCGGCTTATCTGGAACTGGAAGATATTGACCGATTGGCCTCTTTCGGATTCAATCGTCTCAGTCTTGGTATTCAGGATTTTGATGCAAATGTTTTGAAGATCGTCAATCGTGAGCCTTCGAAACATCCGGTGGAAGAGCTGGTTGCCCGAATGAAACAAAACGGTTTCGACAGCGTCAATCTCGATTTGATTTACGGGCTGCCGGGACAAACGGTCGATGGTTTCCGTAAAAGTATCGAAAAAGCGATTGAAATAAGCCCCGACCGCTTGGTAACCTTTTCGTATGCGCATGTTCCCTGGGTGAAAAGTGCCCAGAAAGTGCTTGAAAAAACAGGCATTCTGAATGCTTCCGAAAAGCTGGCGCTGATGGAAATGGCCTACGATTTGCTGACCGAAAACGGTTATGTTCCCATCGGTATGGATCATTATGCCAAACCGGAAGATGAATTGACGAAAGCGCTCGTAAACAAAAAATTGCACCGTAATTTCCAGGGATATTGCACCCGCGAAACTACCGGTCAGGTCTACGGCTTCGGTTCTTCGGCCATCACCCAACTGGAAAACGGCTATTACCAAAACACGAAAGTCATAGAGACTTATATTGCAAGTGTGAATAATAGCGGCTTGGCGTTGGAAAGAGGATATCAGCTTACGGAAAATGAAAAGATTATCCGTACCGTTATCGAAGAGGTGATGTGCAATCTTTTCCTCGATTTCGAAGCGGTGGCTCAGACCTACAAAACGGATGTTGCTACCATAAAGCAGGTTGTAGGATACGATGCTGCTAAATTAACGCCTTTCATTGAGGATGAATTGCTGGAAATACAGGGCGATCAGCTTCGTATTCACGACGACGGTTCGCTGGTGGTTCGTAACATTGCTATGACTTTCGATCCCCAACTTTCTGTAAAAGAAAATACATATTCAAAAACGATATAA